The following are encoded together in the Brassica napus cultivar Da-Ae chromosome A9, Da-Ae, whole genome shotgun sequence genome:
- the LOC106366121 gene encoding uncharacterized membrane protein At1g16860 yields the protein MASRLQSHQLPSGLYVSGKLEQPKETRPPTMAARAMPYTGGDIKKSGELGRMFDISFADPTSFHGGGAARPPPTRVHSSSAASSNPNSGPVRSGSQSGPVRKSSGPLSQLQPTGLITSGPLNSSGQIGSGSRRSGPLDHHHQTSNLRPSTKPKYGSAVTVLNSDPVRVGFKVPKALVWAVVVVAATALLIGTFLAVAVKKPLIIVAIAAAIVPAVVVFVWNCVWRRRGLLGFIKNYPNAVLRGAIDGQFIKVTGVVTCGSTPLESSYQKIPRCVYVSTELYEYKGCSWGSRHAERYVSDFYISDFQSGLRALVKAGYGSKVSPFVIPETVANVTAQTKDLSPSFLQWLADRSLSNDSRAMRLKEGYIKEGSTVSVMGMVRRHDNVLMIIPPAESVATGCKWWHCLFPAYVEGLIITCDENQNADVIPV from the exons atGGCGAGTCGATTACAATCCCATCAGCTTCCGAGCGGACTCTACGTTTCCGGCAAACTCGAGCAACCCAAGGAGACACGACCACCGACAATGGCGGCTCGTGCTATGCCTTACACCGGCGGCGACATCAAGAAATCCGGCGAGCTCGGGAGGATGTTCGACATCTCCTTCGCCGATCCCACTTCCTTCCACGGCGGCGGAGCAGCCAGACCGCCGCCGACACGTGTCCACTCCTCCTCCGCAGCGTCTTCGAACCCAAACAGTGGACCCGTCCGATCCGGATCCCAATCGGGTCCGGTTAGAAAATCCTCAGGTCCTCTCTCTCAGCTTCAGCCGACCGGTTTAATCACCTCCGGTCCGCTCAATTCGTCCGGTCAAATCGGGTCCGGGTCAAGGAGGTCAGGTCCGTTGGATCATCATCACCAAACGAGTAATCTAAGGCCGTCGACCAAACCCAAGTACGGATCCGCCGTTACGGTTCTGAACTCTGAcccggttcgggtcgggtttaaagTACCAAAGGCTCTAGTTTGGGCGGTGGTTGTAGTTGCGGCGACTGCGTTACTCATTGGGACGTTTTTAGCCGTTGCGGTGAAGAAGCCACTGATTATCGTGGCCATTGCGGCGGCTATTGTTCCGGCCGTCGTGGTTTTCGTGTGGAACTGCGTTTGGAGAAGAAGAGGGTTGTTGGGTTTCATCAAAAACTACCCAAATGCTGTTCTTAGAGGCGCCATTGATGGACAGTTCATCAAGGTTACAGGA GTTGTAACGTGTGGAAGTACCCCGCTCGAGTCTTCATACCAAAAGATACCGAGATGTGTTTATGTATCTACAGAATTGTATGAGTACAAAGGGTGTTCATGGGGATCTAGACATGCCGAG AGATATGTTTCGGATTTTTACATCTCTGACTTTCAGTCCGGATTGAGAGCACTTGTTAAAGCAGGATACGGATCAAAAGTGTCTCCGTTTGTCATACCGGAGACAGTGGCTAATGTAACCGCGCAGACTAAGGATTTGTCTCCAAGCTTTCTACAATGGTTGGCGGATCGTAGCCTTTCCAATGATAGCCGTGCCATGCGTCTCAAAGAAGG ATATATAAAAGAAGGAAGCACCGTAAGTGTGATGGGAATGGTGAGGCGTCATGACAATGTTCTGATGATCATTCCTCCAGCAGAATCAGTCGCCACTGGCTGCAAATGGTGGCATTGCCTCTTCCCAGCTTACGTGGAAGGCCTAATCATTACATGTGACGAGAATCAGAATGCTGATGTCATTCCAGTCTGA